In Salvelinus namaycush isolate Seneca chromosome 17, SaNama_1.0, whole genome shotgun sequence, one genomic interval encodes:
- the LOC120062132 gene encoding caltractin-like, with amino-acid sequence MPGVQNELNRATSVKRPSLGPVPPPRKKSSPKSELTKELKQEIREAFELFDTDASGHIEVKELKVAMRALGFEPKKEEIKRMIAEKDSKEEILKAFRLFDDDETGKISFRNLKRVAKELGENLTAEELQVRHKEMIEEADRDGDGEVNQGEFLRIMKKTSLY; translated from the exons ATGCCCGGCGTGCAGAATGAGTTAAATCGA GCAACCAGTGTAAAGAGGCCGTCCCTAGGTCCGGTCCCTCCCCCCAGGAAGAAGTCCAGCCCCAAGTCGGAGCTCACCAAGGAGCTGAAACAGGAGATCAGAGAGGCCTTTGAACTTTTCGACACCGACGCCTCCGGACACATTGAAGTCAAGGAGCTAAAG gttGCTATGAGGGCGCTGGGGTTCGAGCCGAAGAAAGAGGAGATTAAGAGGATGATAGCAGAG AAGGATTCTAAGGAGGAGATCCTGAAAGCATTCCGACTGTTTGATGATGATGAGACGGGGAAGATCTCCTTCAGGAACCTGAAGAGGGTCGCCAAAGAACTAGGAGAGAACCTGACTGCCGAGGAACTGCAGGTGAGACATA AGGAGATGATCGAGGAGGCAGACAGGGATGGAGACGGCGAGGTGAACCAGGGAGAGTTCCTCCGCATCATGAAGAAGACCAGCCTGTACTGA
- the nsdhl gene encoding sterol-4-alpha-carboxylate 3-dehydrogenase, decarboxylating isoform X1 — protein MATRIRPSSKRCAVIGGSGFLGRHLVEKLLDKGYTVSVFDIRQSYELPGVTFHLGDLCDKQALLTALQDVSLVFHCASPAPASDDKALFQRVNIQGTQTVLQACTEAGVQKVVLTSSASVVFEGTDIKDGREDLPYAKKPIDYYTETKIEQEKLVLKACDKEKGLLTVAIRPHGIFGPRDPQLVPILVDTARRGKMKFIIGDGSNLVDFTFVDNVVHGHILAAESLRPESPICGKAYHITNDEPVRFWDFMSDILVGLGYAAPRYHLPYTLVYGLALLLWLLSLLLRPLVAFKPTFTPMRVALAGTHHFYSCSRAKQDMGYKPVVSLKDGIRCTVESYPHLRHGA, from the exons ATGGCCACACGCATACGACCT AGCAGTAAGCGGTGTGCAGTGATAGGAGGCTCTGGGTTCCTGGGTAGACACCTGGTAGAGAAGCTGTTGGATAAGGGCTACACCGTGTCGGTGTTTGACATCAGACAGAGCTATGAACTACCTGGAGTCACCTTCCACCTGGGAGACCTCTGTGACaaacag GCTCTCCTAACAGCCCTCCAAGATGTCTCCCTGGTGTTCCACTGTGCTTCTCCAGCCCCAGCCAGTGACGACAAGGCTCTGTTCCAGAGAGTCAACATCCAGGGGACACAGACTGTCCTACAGGCCTGCACTGAGGCTGGAGTACAG AAAGTGGTACTGACCAGCAGTGCCAGTGTGGTGTTTGAAGGAACAGACATCAAGGATGGGAGAGAAGACCTTCCCTATGCCAAGAAGCCCATCGACTACTACACAGAGACCAAGATAGAACAGGAGAAG CTGGTTCTGAAGGCCTGTGACAAGGAGAAGGGTCTCCTGACAGTGGCCATCCGACCTCACGGTATCTTCGGCCCCCGGGACCCCCAGCTGGTGCCCATCCTGGTCGACACGGCACGCAGGGGCAAGATGAAGTTCATCATCGG tgatGGTTCTAACCTGGTGGATTTCACTTTTGTGGACAATGTGGTTCATGGACACATCCTGGCAGCTGAGAGTCTGAGGCCAGAGTCTCCTATCTGTGGCAAG GCGTACCACATCACTAATGACGAGCCTGTCCGGTTCTGGGACTTCATGTCAGATATTCTAGTAGGTCTGGGCTACGCTGCTCCACGCTACCACCTTCCCTACACGCTAGTCTACGGGCTGGCTCTGCTGCTGTGGCTGCTGTCTCTGTTACTACGCCCCCTAGTGGCCTTCAAACCCACCTTCACCCCCATGAGGGTGGCCCTGGCAGGTACACATCACTTCTACAGCTGCTCCAGAGCCAAGCAGGACATGGGGTACAAGCCTGTGGTCAGTCTAAAGGATGGGATCAGATGCACGGTGGAGAGCTATCCTCATCTACGACATGGAGCCTGA
- the nsdhl gene encoding sterol-4-alpha-carboxylate 3-dehydrogenase, decarboxylating isoform X2: MATRIRPSSKRCAVIGGSGFLGRHLVEKLLDKGYTVSVFDIRQSYELPGVTFHLGDLCDKQALLTALQDVSLVFHCASPAPASDDKALFQRVNIQGTQTVLQACTEAGVQKVVLTSSASVVFEGTDIKDGREDLPYAKKPIDYYTETKIEQEKLVLKACDKEKGLLTVAIRPHGIFGPRDPQLVPILVDTARRGKMKFIIGDGSNLVDFTFVDNVVHGHILAAESLRPESPICGKMVMD, encoded by the exons ATGGCCACACGCATACGACCT AGCAGTAAGCGGTGTGCAGTGATAGGAGGCTCTGGGTTCCTGGGTAGACACCTGGTAGAGAAGCTGTTGGATAAGGGCTACACCGTGTCGGTGTTTGACATCAGACAGAGCTATGAACTACCTGGAGTCACCTTCCACCTGGGAGACCTCTGTGACaaacag GCTCTCCTAACAGCCCTCCAAGATGTCTCCCTGGTGTTCCACTGTGCTTCTCCAGCCCCAGCCAGTGACGACAAGGCTCTGTTCCAGAGAGTCAACATCCAGGGGACACAGACTGTCCTACAGGCCTGCACTGAGGCTGGAGTACAG AAAGTGGTACTGACCAGCAGTGCCAGTGTGGTGTTTGAAGGAACAGACATCAAGGATGGGAGAGAAGACCTTCCCTATGCCAAGAAGCCCATCGACTACTACACAGAGACCAAGATAGAACAGGAGAAG CTGGTTCTGAAGGCCTGTGACAAGGAGAAGGGTCTCCTGACAGTGGCCATCCGACCTCACGGTATCTTCGGCCCCCGGGACCCCCAGCTGGTGCCCATCCTGGTCGACACGGCACGCAGGGGCAAGATGAAGTTCATCATCGG tgatGGTTCTAACCTGGTGGATTTCACTTTTGTGGACAATGTGGTTCATGGACACATCCTGGCAGCTGAGAGTCTGAGGCCAGAGTCTCCTATCTGTGGCAAG ATGGTGATGGACTGA